Proteins encoded within one genomic window of Spirulina major PCC 6313:
- a CDS encoding AAA family ATPase yields MHSKGTLIFFCGKMGAGKSTLSHKISQELNAILLSEDDWLTAIYPEEIQNFDDYLKYSNRLKPLLKGHIRSILNSGVAVVMDFPANTKNQRAWFKDIFWAEGIPHKLIHLDVDDKICLERIAKRRTTNPERAKFDTEEVFRHVTGFFQPPSAVEGFSIEVVQ; encoded by the coding sequence ATGCATTCAAAAGGTACTTTGATATTCTTTTGCGGCAAAATGGGAGCTGGAAAATCTACGTTATCCCATAAAATATCTCAAGAATTAAATGCAATTCTATTATCTGAGGATGATTGGTTAACAGCCATTTATCCTGAAGAAATACAAAATTTCGATGATTATTTGAAATATTCAAATAGGCTTAAGCCATTACTAAAAGGTCATATCAGGAGCATACTTAACTCTGGAGTTGCCGTAGTAATGGATTTTCCAGCAAACACAAAGAATCAAAGAGCATGGTTCAAGGATATATTCTGGGCCGAGGGCATTCCTCATAAGTTAATACACCTTGATGTTGATGATAAAATCTGCTTAGAACGAATAGCAAAGCGTCGGACAACTAATCCAGAGCGTGCAAAATTTGATACAGAAGAAGTTTTCCGTCATGTCACTGGTTTCTTTCAGCCACCGTCTGCTGTTGAAGGATTCTCTATTGAGGTTGTGCAATGA
- a CDS encoding GNAT family N-acetyltransferase, with product MTESITGPQEVRELKKADYKALVALAKISFPVTQSRFVVTDDAGGLVVTINGKLVAASLLRIIYLPSGRKIGFVAWLMTHPEYRGRRLAQKLVEASTALLHAQQCDDIATDVEGYNTGSANVFYRSGYQRISMWQQLSRWNPIDSMWLWIRTGFALDPGHFLWVANAVSEQGSSWRGRFSVVVFNTLLVVLAPLLGGGILLSGSSSVVSVQTIVAFFVGVSSLLAIREMGTRLVSGFHKQPLEYRAWLGGGWGISLLIAIGFGAAFPLPGNLYPPGDGWSTRNFRTLLGQGAIVSTLFVTCLIILGSLLSEAGSNEFLAAIGFALLFVGKPLLIFDTLVAVTPFEGFNGRHLRDYNRPIWLMLSAIAVTIFIGA from the coding sequence ATGACAGAAAGCATAACAGGCCCCCAAGAGGTCAGAGAACTAAAAAAAGCAGATTATAAAGCGCTGGTTGCGCTTGCTAAGATTTCGTTCCCCGTTACCCAGTCTAGGTTTGTCGTTACCGATGATGCAGGCGGTCTCGTGGTCACAATAAACGGAAAATTAGTCGCAGCGTCACTCTTGCGCATTATCTATTTGCCGAGTGGTCGCAAAATTGGTTTTGTTGCCTGGCTAATGACCCATCCTGAATACCGCGGCCGTAGGCTGGCCCAAAAATTGGTCGAAGCCAGCACAGCACTGCTACACGCTCAACAATGCGATGATATTGCCACAGATGTCGAAGGGTACAACACAGGTTCAGCAAATGTTTTTTATCGGTCAGGCTATCAGCGTATATCCATGTGGCAGCAATTGAGTCGATGGAATCCTATAGACTCAATGTGGTTGTGGATTAGAACCGGGTTTGCTCTTGACCCAGGTCATTTCCTCTGGGTCGCTAACGCAGTCTCCGAACAGGGTTCCTCGTGGCGAGGGCGGTTTTCTGTCGTTGTGTTCAATACATTGCTTGTGGTATTAGCTCCCCTATTGGGGGGCGGCATACTTCTCTCCGGCAGTTCATCTGTCGTATCAGTTCAGACAATCGTTGCCTTTTTTGTAGGTGTTAGCAGCCTTTTAGCCATTCGGGAAATGGGGACTCGATTGGTCTCTGGGTTTCACAAGCAACCTCTTGAGTATCGTGCCTGGTTGGGGGGTGGTTGGGGGATATCGTTGCTGATTGCCATTGGGTTCGGAGCGGCCTTCCCATTGCCAGGAAATCTCTATCCGCCTGGGGATGGCTGGAGCACCCGTAATTTCCGTACTCTGTTAGGGCAAGGAGCCATCGTTAGCACCCTGTTTGTCACCTGCTTGATTATATTGGGATCTCTGCTCAGTGAAGCGGGAAGCAATGAGTTTCTCGCTGCAATTGGCTTCGCCTTATTGTTCGTGGGAAAACCTCTGCTGATATTCGATACCCTTGTCGCCGTGACACCGTTTGAAGGATTTAATGGGCGTCATCTAAGAGACTACAACCGTCCAATATGGCTTATGTTATCTGCAATTGCAGTTACAATCTTCATAGGGGCCTAA